The genomic window CCGCCAATCAGGAGAGCCGAGAGGGAAATTCCCGGGATCCTCCTCGCCACGGCACGCTCCTACCGGCGCGAAGCGAGCGCCGCGTGATGCTCCTGCAGCGCCTTGACCCGGAATTCCTTGTGCTGCAGGGAGCGGATCGCCTGCACGGTGGCCCACGCCGCCGCCATCGTGGTCATGACGGGGACCCCCGCGTAGAGGGCCCGGGTTCGAATCTGGATCTCGTCATGCCGCGCCGTGCGTCCTCCCGGACAGTTGATCACCAGCGCAATCTCCTCGTTCTTGAGCATGTCCAAGATATTGGGACGTCCTTCCGAGAGCTTGTGAAGACGGTGGCAGGGGACGCCCGCTTCGGCCAGGGCGCGACCGGTCCCAGCCGTACTGTAAAGGGTAAAGCCGAGCTCGTGGAGGGCCTGGGCGATCCGGCCGCCCTCTTGCTTATCCTGATCCCGGACGCTCACGAAGACGTTGCCGCGGAGCGGGAGGCTCGGCGAGGCGGCCGTCTGAGTCTTGGCGTAGGCAAGCCCCAGATCCTCATCGATACCCATCACCTCACCTGTCGACTTCATCTCGGGACCCAGGAGGATGTCGACGCCGGGGAAGCGAAGGAAGGGGAAGACCGCTTCCTTGACGCAATAGTAGCTGGGAATTACTTCCCGCGTGAAGCCGAGCTCGGAGAGCTTCCGTCCAGCCATCACCTTCGCCGCCAGCTTGGCCAGCGGCACTCCGATCGCCTTGCTGACGAAGGGGACGGTTCGGGAAGCCCGAGGGTTGACCTCGAGAACGTAGAGGCCATCGCTCTTGACCGCAAACTGGACGTTCATGAGCCCTCGAACCTCGAGATCGAGCGCCAGGGAACGCACCGCTTCCCGGATCTCCCCTTGGATGGCTGTGGAAAGAGTGGGAGCCGGGATCACGCAGGCGCTGTCGCCCGAATGGACGCCGGCCTGCTCGATATGCTCCATGATCGCGCCCACGACGACTGTCTTGCCGTCGCAAAGGCAGTCGACGTCCACCTCGGTCGCCTCTTCCAGGAAACGGTCGATCAGGATCGGCCTCTCGGGGGAGACGAGCAGCGCCTCCCGGACGTAGCGTCGCAAATCTTCCTCGGTGTAAACAATCTGCATCGCTCTACCCCCGAGAACGAAGGAGGGTCGGACGAGGATCGGATAGCCGATCTTGGCCGCCCCGGCGACCGCCTCTTCCTCGCTCCGCGCGGTCACGCTCCGCGGCTGGCGCAGGCCCAGCTTGGAGACGAGCGCGGTAAAGAGCTCCCGATCCTCGGCACGCTCGATCGATTGTACCGCGGTCCCGAGGATCCGCACCCCCGCTCGCTCCAGAGCCGCCGCCAGGTTGAGGGGGGTCTGTCCGCCGAACTGGACGATAGCGCCCGAGGCTTGGGTCGCCTCGTAGACGTTGAGGACATCCTCGAGCGTGAGCGGCTCGAAGAAGAGGAGATCGCTGCAGTCGTAGTCGGTGGAGACGGTCTCGGGGTTGGAGTTGACCATGATCGCCTCCTTCCCCAACTCGCGGAGGGCAACCGCCGCATGGACGCAGCAGTAGTCGAACTCGATCCCCTGTCCGATCCGATTCGGTCCTCCTCCGAGGACGAGGATCCGCTCTTTGGCTCCGACCGGCGGCAGCTCCCGGCATCCGCCCTCGTAGCTCGAGTAGTAGTAGGGGGTGTAGGCGGTGAACTCGCCCGCGCAGGTGTCCACAAGCCGATAGGAAGGCCGGAGGTTCAACCGGGCCCGCCGGGAGCGTATCTCTTCTTCCGAAAGGCCCCACAAGTGAGCGATCTGCCGATCGGAGAAGCCCTTGCGCTTGGCTCGCTCGAGGGCGTCCGAGCCCGGCGGCTCCTTGGCCAAACGCCCCTCCTCTTCGACTAGGCCGCGAATCTGCTCAAGAAACCACGGATCGATGCCTGAGAGCTCGGCAATTTCCGGGAGCTCCATCCCGGCCCGGAAGGCGTGGCGGAGATAGAAGATCCGTTCCGCCCGAGGAGTGACCAGATAGTGGCGGATCTCCTCCATGGAGGGAGGCGGGTCGGATCGAGCCCCGCCCCCTCCCAAGCCCCAAGCTCCCACTTCCAGGGAACGGAGGCCTTTCTGGAGCGACTCCTGGAAGGTCCTTCC from Methylacidimicrobium sp. B4 includes these protein-coding regions:
- the carB gene encoding carbamoyl-phosphate synthase large subunit: MPKRDDLHSILLIGSGPIVIGQGCEFDYSGVQACKALKEEGYRVILLNSNPATIMTDPEFSDRTYLEPISVAVLEKILERERPDALLPTLGGQTALNVATAAADCGLLERYGVRMIGAQPEAIKKAEDRQLFKEAMVRIGLGVPNSGTARSLEMARSVAETIGKFPLIIRPAFTLGGMGGGIAYNREEFEGIVAGGLATSPIGEILIEECLLGWKEFEIEVMRDRVDNCVVICSIENFDPMGVHTGDSITVAPIQTLSDREYQRMRDAAFAVIREIGVETGGSNIQFAVDPKTGRQLVIEMNPRVSRSSALSSKATGYPIAKIAAKLAVGYTLDELRNDITRETPASFEPTIDYVVTKLPRFTFEKFPASDPTLTSSMKSVGEAMAMGRTFQESLQKGLRSLEVGAWGLGGGGARSDPPPSMEEIRHYLVTPRAERIFYLRHAFRAGMELPEIAELSGIDPWFLEQIRGLVEEEGRLAKEPPGSDALERAKRKGFSDRQIAHLWGLSEEEIRSRRARLNLRPSYRLVDTCAGEFTAYTPYYYSSYEGGCRELPPVGAKERILVLGGGPNRIGQGIEFDYCCVHAAVALRELGKEAIMVNSNPETVSTDYDCSDLLFFEPLTLEDVLNVYEATQASGAIVQFGGQTPLNLAAALERAGVRILGTAVQSIERAEDRELFTALVSKLGLRQPRSVTARSEEEAVAGAAKIGYPILVRPSFVLGGRAMQIVYTEEDLRRYVREALLVSPERPILIDRFLEEATEVDVDCLCDGKTVVVGAIMEHIEQAGVHSGDSACVIPAPTLSTAIQGEIREAVRSLALDLEVRGLMNVQFAVKSDGLYVLEVNPRASRTVPFVSKAIGVPLAKLAAKVMAGRKLSELGFTREVIPSYYCVKEAVFPFLRFPGVDILLGPEMKSTGEVMGIDEDLGLAYAKTQTAASPSLPLRGNVFVSVRDQDKQEGGRIAQALHELGFTLYSTAGTGRALAEAGVPCHRLHKLSEGRPNILDMLKNEEIALVINCPGGRTARHDEIQIRTRALYAGVPVMTTMAAAWATVQAIRSLQHKEFRVKALQEHHAALASRR